A window of the Chrysemys picta bellii isolate R12L10 chromosome 24, ASM1138683v2, whole genome shotgun sequence genome harbors these coding sequences:
- the LRRC3C gene encoding leucine-rich repeat-containing protein 3C, protein MPLVDWFLRHSVTMWLLLQSFVLMTFCFHSATTFPKGCYQAEEDGYKTFRCSNAQLTEVPKDIPNDTNKLYLDFNQIAFLPVDAFRNLPVLLELELSHNAIVRIESGAFRGLSEHLHSLDLSSNKLVSVNKDVFSNLKAKVNLSSNPWLCDCRLQELIRTVDLVAGSSGSIVCDSSAKEEHVGKPFLQVVTDMDFCSVYKKTTDIAMLVTMFGWFAMVISYLVYYVRQNQEDARRHLEYLKSLPSKQRKSEESSTISTVV, encoded by the coding sequence ATGCCTCTAGTAGACTGGTTCCTCCGCCACTCGGTTACCATGTGGTTGCTGCTCCAGAGCTTTGTTCTGATGACCTTTTGTTTCCATTCGGCCACTACCTTTCCCAAGGGCTGCTACCAGGCAGAAGAGGACGGTTACAAAACCTTTCGGTGCAGCAACGCTCAACTCACAGAGGTCCCTAAGGACATACCCAACGACACTAACAAGCTCTACCTGGATTTCAACCAGATTGCCTTCCTCCCCGTTGACGCCTTTCGGAACTTGCCGGtcctgctggagctggagctgtctCACAATGCCATCGTCAGGATAGAGAGTGGGGCTTTCCGGGGCTTGTCGGAGCACTTGCATTCCCTGGATTTGTCCTCAAACAAGCTGGTGTCAGTCAATAAGGATGTCTTTAGCAATCTGAAGGCCAAGGTCAATCTCTCCAGTAACCCTTGGCTGTGTGACTGCAGGCTCCAGGAGCTGATCAGGACAGTGGACCTTGTTGCTGGGTCTTCTGGGAGCATCGTCTGCGACTCCTCTGCTAAGGAGGAGCACGTTGGCAAGCCCTTCCTCCAAGTGGTCACAGACATGGACTTCTGCAGCGTTTACAAAAAGACCACGGACATAGCCATGCTGGTCACCATGTTCGGCTGGTTCGCCATGGTGATCTCCTACCTGGTCTACTATGTCCGGCAGAACCAAGAAGACGCCCGTCGGCACCTTGAGTACCTGAAGTCCTTGCCCAGCAAGCAGAGAAAGTCAGAAGAGTCCTCCACCATCAGCACCGTGGTGTGA